Within Eggerthella timonensis, the genomic segment TCGCTTTTGAGCGAGCGCCTCGAGGTGCCGTTCCAGTTCGTCGACCGGGAGTTCCGCGAGCAGCCGTTCGCGCCCCTCGACACCAACCGCGCCGACATCGCGCTGCTGTGCGATTTCTCGTACTTCCCCCGCCTCGTCGACGAGGCGCTGGCGCGCGGCCTCGCCTACCGCCCGGCGCGCCCGTTCCCGGCCGTCATCGCCATGATGGCCTCGCACCCGCTAGCGGCGAAGCGCCAGCTTTCGCGCGACGACCTGGTGGGAGCCTCCATCATGACGGAAAGCATGCTGGCCTACGAGCACGATCGCATCCTGATCGACCGGATGCTAGGCGCCGACCTGCACCTGTCGTACGCGCCCGGCAGCATGCAGAGCTTCTCCGATTTGCTCATCGCCGACTTCGGCACGGCGCTGTACATCACGCCCAAGGCGACGGCCAGCCTGTACTGCGCACGGCGCGACGACGTCGTCCTGGTGGACCGGCTCGACGGCGCGCCGTTCGGATTCCCGCTCGTCGTGGCGTGGCGGGCCGATGCGGACCCCCGGGTGATAAGCGCGGCCGAGACGATCCACGCCTGCCTGAAGGAGCTCGAACAGCTCGAGAACCTGGCACCGCGCGACCGCGCCATCAAGGCGGCCAGCTGAGGGAACGCTATCCAGCCTGGTAGATAGCCTCGAGTTCGCCGCCCTCGACGAGCGCGCACAGGGCGTTGCTCGCCTGCTCGCTCTCGATGCCCATATGCTCGAACCGCTTCGCCAGCTTGAGGCAGTACGACAGATCGCCGGATTCCAGGGACAGCAGGGCGGACGTGGCTTGTTCGTTCAGTTTTCCAAACATGAGGTGCTCCTTTCCTTTTCGTTGCATCCAGCGTACTGCGCTGAGAAAAAGAAGCGTTTGGACGAATGGAGAACGTGGGCCGTCGGTTTTGGCCGATCGTACAAAGGGATTTGCCATAGAGCCAACGCGCTGTGCGGGAAAATCGGGTTTTTGGCAATCCGAGCCTCGCATTGTGCACCGGGGCGAACACGCGACCTGGTGTTTTGCCGTCGAGGGCTCCGCCGAAAGACGTTTCGTCGCGGCAAAGCCCGGAAAGGACTGCCAAAAACCCGATTTTTCCGCACACAGCGCTATGAAACCGTGCACGGGCGCAACGCGTCGGAACGCGCCTCAGGGTTGCAGCAGGGGGTTCGTGTGATCCAGATAGACGAGCCCCAGCAGGAACGTGAATTCGCGGTCGGGGGATTCGGACATCCCGAGCACGTCCTTCGCCTTGCGCAGACGGTAGCGCAGCGTATTCGGGTGCTGGTGCAGCGCTTCGGCCGCGAGGCGCAGGTCGCCGTAGGCGCGCGCGACCGCTTCGGCCGTCGCGGCGAGCTCGGTGCCGTGGGCGTCGTCGTACTCCTCCAGCAGCGCGCGGTGCAGCGCCGCGGTGCGCCAGAACAAGCGGCCCTCGCACGCAGCCGCTCGGAACGCATCGTGGTGCAGGTCGGCCCAGGTCACCACGTCCTCGTTCTCGATCTCCGCGGTCTTCAGCGCGGCAAGCGCCTCGCGCACGCTCATGTCGCCGTCCGAGAGCGGCGTCTCCTCGCCCACCCCCAGCGATACCGAGCCTGCGGTTCGCATGCGCTCGACCAGGTCGCTCTCCGAGCGCGTGCGCACCCCTGCAGGCGGCTGCGCGTACGAGACGAACGCGAGCAGCGCGGCGTGGTAGCGGAAGACGAACGTCGCCTCCACCACGTCCCAATCGCGTTCGAAGCCGCGCAACACCGCAGACAGCGCGTCGAGCGTCGCGTAGAG encodes:
- a CDS encoding PucR family transcriptional regulator, which translates into the protein MITVADILALPAFEQVQPITQCAGAGAREVRNVGILDCAPDKDNGYLSYVPGEFIVTNLGFARDDPELSERSLLVLIARGVSGIALKKVYRPIVSESVVVAAEDAGVPLYLYDGGYHEVVAYQALDLIHRDAEESDKGRILDKLLSGHDPQAARAALYELAGTTGSTVQCIAAAPRSLDECSLYATLDALSAVLRGFERDWDVVEATFVFRYHAALLAFVSYAQPPAGVRTRSESDLVERMRTAGSVSLGVGEETPLSDGDMSVREALAALKTAEIENEDVVTWADLHHDAFRAAACEGRLFWRTAALHRALLEEYDDAHGTELAATAEAVARAYGDLRLAAEALHQHPNTLRYRLRKAKDVLGMSESPDREFTFLLGLVYLDHTNPLLQP
- a CDS encoding LysR family transcriptional regulator, with the translated sequence MRTEYLEEFIAFSRHLSFSETAEELFIAKSTLSTHIANLERELGLKLIDRDNDNALTQEGALFLDGAKSALETLEGTVTRCTRFREEAAGRVRIACLTPTASLASLLSERLEVPFQFVDREFREQPFAPLDTNRADIALLCDFSYFPRLVDEALARGLAYRPARPFPAVIAMMASHPLAAKRQLSRDDLVGASIMTESMLAYEHDRILIDRMLGADLHLSYAPGSMQSFSDLLIADFGTALYITPKATASLYCARRDDVVLVDRLDGAPFGFPLVVAWRADADPRVISAAETIHACLKELEQLENLAPRDRAIKAAS